From one Culex quinquefasciatus strain JHB chromosome 3, VPISU_Cqui_1.0_pri_paternal, whole genome shotgun sequence genomic stretch:
- the LOC119769305 gene encoding speckle-type POZ protein-like A, protein MESVEVDLYNHWSMLEYPEIRFTWVISNFSEWIATIKRQKEWVAYSPLFPREPCPTKWKLMFRIERERDGDEKISLFLCPLMGPSNLEVFFHFMFYDNLYVPRMAELDLSFTPTDKLLGYEGFYDLPKLLADNEPRGNTVKFACIVTIMEKLRSLDNCEKVQKLHVANAKLNADMEKLLYMDKFGDVELVVGNRTFTTYKGILAARSTVFANMFQGQAKRFTVDDVEPEVFQEVLRYIYTDQVSDLGSMKFKLMGAAHRYNIASLIELCKQAFLVGELSLDTFADALIAGSIYEVPAVKIYALCYIEEGPVGFTQTRGWKELVEAHPSLANEVVELLLMLASDLNKKYSFS, encoded by the coding sequence ATGGAATCCGTCGAAGTTGACCTGTACAACCATTGGTCCATGCTCGAATATCCGGAGATTCGTTTCACCTGGGTCATCAGTAACTTCAGCGAGTGGATTGCAACCATCAAACGGCAAAAGGAGTGGGTCGCATATTCGCCGCTCTTTCCGCGCGAACCGTGCCCTACAAAGTGGAAGCTGATGTTCCGGATCGAGAGGGAACGCGACGGCGATGAAAAGATTTCGCTTTTCCTTTGCCCGTTGATGGGACCGAGTAATTTGGAGGTTTTCTTCCATTTCATGTTCTATGACAATCTGTACGTGCCACGTATGGCAGAATTGGACTTGTCTTTTACGCCAACGGATAAGCTTCTTGGCTACGAGGGCTTCTACGATCTGCCAAAGCTGCTCGCAGATAACGAACCACGAGGAAATACGGTAAAGTTTGCCTGTATTGTGACGATCATGGAAAAGCTTAGATCGCTAGACAATTGCGAAAAAGTGCAAAAGCTGCACGTGGCCAACGCCAAGCTGAACGCCGACATGGAAAAGCTGCTGTACATGGATAAGTTTGGCGACGTGGAGCTGGTGGTCGGAAATCGTACGTTTACGACGTACAAGGGCATTCTGGCTGCCCGCAGCACCGTGTTTGCGAACATGTTCCAGGGGCAGGCTAAGCGCTTCACCGTCGACGACGTGGAACCGGAAGTGTTCCAAGAAGTGCTTCGTTACATTTACACCGACCAGGTGTCTGATCTGGGAAGTATGAAGTTCAAGCTAATGGGCGCCGCTCACCGGTACAACATCGCCTCATTGATAGAACTTTGCAAGCAGGCGTTCTTAGTGGGGGAGCTTTCGCTGGACACATTTGCGGATGCGCTGATAGCGGGGTCGATCTATGAAGTACCTGCAGTCAAGATATACGCTTTGTGCTACATTGAAGAAGGACCGGTTGGGTTTACGCAGACCCGTGGCTGGAAGGAGCTGGTCGAAGCGCACCCAAGCTTGGCCAACGAGGTGGTCGAGTTGCTGCTCATGCTGGCAAGTGATCTGAATAAGAAGTACAGTTTCAGCTAG
- the LOC119770068 gene encoding protein roadkill-like — protein sequence MSRKSENTPKSREPRGPTTSVTRNSYLKWTQLGFPEIHFSWVIENFSIWIASVKRRKVKIAYSPEFPAGPSATKWRMVFRIDDRQTSLFLDPVECPENMQVQFYFKVYGNCRVLVTGGFTLKFTPDADEFQGCKNLYNVYRLVEEAKIRGNELTISCEVVIEEILRKNVQSNSADIQKFHVANAKLHADMGKLLQMDNFGDVELVVGNRTFTAYKGILAARSSVFADMFEGQGNRYQIDDMEPSMFEEVLRYIYTDQVSDLGVLKFPLFAAAHRFNIGSLKQLCQDAILAGLSADTVVEALKTGANCEAHEMKHKTLAFICNESIEMPEVRGWDELQQSLPGLASEALYIF from the exons ATGTCACGAAAGTCTGAGAATACTCCGAAGTCCCGTGAACCAAGAGG GCCAACCACATCCGTCACCCGGAACTCGTACCTCAAATGGACGCAGCTTGGTTTTCCGGAGATACACTTCAGTTGGGTCATCGAAAACTTCAGCATCTGGATTGCGAGCGTTAAGCGGCGTAAGGTCAAGATCGCGTACTCACCGGAATTCCCGGCCGGGCCAAGCGCCACCAAGTGGAGGATGGTGTTCCGGATTGACGATCGGCAAACGTCGCTGTTCCTTGACCCGGTGGAATGCCCAGAGAACATGCAGGTTCAGTTCTACTTCAAGGTGTACGGCAACTGCCGGGTGCTTGTGACGGGAGGATTCACGCTGAAATTTACGCCGGACGCAGATGAGTTCCAGGGATGCAAAAATCTGTACAACGTCTACCGCTTGGTTGAAGAGGCTAAGATACGCGGGAACGAGCTCACTATTTCATGTGAAGTGGTTATTGAGGAAATTTTGAGGAAAAACGTTCAAAGCAACAGCGCTGATATTCAGAAATTCCACGTGGCAAACGCCAAACTACACGCCGACATGGGGAAGCTTCTGCAAATGGACAACTTTGGCGACGTCGAGCTGGTGGTCGGAAATCGCACGTTTACGGCGTACAAGGGCATCCTGGCCGCCCGTAGCTCCGTGTTTGCGGACATGTTCGAGGGGCAGGGCAATCGCTACCAAATCGACGACATGGAACCTAGCATGTTTGAAGAAGTTCTCCGATACATTTACACCGACCAGGTGTCCGATCTGGGTGTATTGAAGTTTCCTCTGTTTGCAGCCGCCCACCGGTTCAACATCGGATCGCTCAAGCAACTTTGCCAGGACGCGATCCTGGCTGGACTTTCCGCGGACACGGTTGTGGAAGCGCTTAAAACGGGCGCAAATTGCGAGGCACACGAAATGAAGCATAAAACGCTGGCGTTCATATGCAACGAGTCGATTGAAATGCCAGAGGTGCGTGGTTGGGATGAGCTGCAACAATCGCTTCCAGGGCTGGCCAGCGAGGCACTTTATATTTTCTGA
- the LOC119769306 gene encoding speckle-type POZ protein-like: MEKLLNTEFGDVELVVGNRKFTAYKGILAARSTVFADMFQGRGKRFKVDDMEPAVFAEFLRYIYTDQVSDLDGMKFGLFSAGFRYNIGSLMRLCQDAILESLSLDNVADALKLGATCGDLELKHRALAFIWTGPMGLTKTRGWKELVVTHPQLVDEALEVLVKKLSLRTETIE, from the coding sequence ATGGAAAAGCTGCTGAACACGGAATTTGGCGACGTCGAGCTGGTGGTCGGAAATCGCAAGTTTACGGCGTACAAGGGCATTCTGGCCGCTCGAAGCACCGTGTTTGCGGACATGTTCCAGGGTCGGGGCAAGCGTTTCAAAGTGGACGACATGGAGCCGGCAGTGTTTGCCGAGTTTCTGCGATACATCTACACCGACCAAGTGTCCGATTTGGACGGTATGAAGTTCGGCTTGTTTTCAGCTGGCTTCCGATACAACATCGGATCGCTCATGCGGCTCTGTCAGGACGCGATTCTGGAGTCGCTTTCGCTGGACAATGTCGCGGACGCACTCAAGCTGGGAGCAACGTGTGGGGATCTTGAACTGAAGCATCGAGCGCTGGCGTTCATATGGACAGGGCCAATGGGGCTAACGAAGACTCGTGGCTGGAAGGAGCTGGTTGTTACCCATCCACAGCTGGTTGATGAGGCACTTGAGGTGCTTGTCAAGAAACTTTCCCTACGCACTGAAACTATTGAGTAA